From the genome of Glaciihabitans sp. INWT7, one region includes:
- a CDS encoding ATP-dependent DNA ligase, giving the protein MGQLVYGNANPGIEFHDRTLAHLQIVIMIKLRRGESFGFCFDHGASAGSGRTTIWLSPAIPLQFIYLGSRDPSINKLWLEALAASSNSAAGLRVIVEPPQQLDL; this is encoded by the coding sequence ATGGGTCAACTCGTTTACGGTAACGCCAACCCCGGAATCGAATTCCACGACCGAACCCTCGCCCATCTCCAGATCGTGATCATGATCAAACTGCGTCGCGGCGAATCGTTCGGATTCTGCTTCGACCATGGAGCCAGCGCGGGCAGCGGCCGGACCACAATATGGCTCTCCCCCGCCATCCCACTGCAATTCATCTATCTAGGCAGCAGAGATCCCTCGATCAACAAACTGTGGCTCGAGGCTCTGGCCGCCTCCTCGAACAGCGCGGCAGGCCTTCGCGT
- a CDS encoding IS256 family transposase → MSRDIQKHLRFDPETGRPLPAETDFAALAAELVESAKGQGIELTGPNGLLTGLTRQVLQTALEVEMSDHLGYDKHDFDGRNGQNSRNGSTPKTLRTEIGEVTVQIPRDRQGTFEPAIVPKYQRRIAGFDEAVVSLYAKGLTTGDIQAHLSDVYGQDISRELVSKVTDRVVADMEVWQARPLDPVYPVILIDAIVMKVRDGQVGNRPVYVALGIDLDGHRDVLGMWVGPTGGEGSKQWMNMLTELKNRGVADVLFVCCDGLKGLPDSILATWPMATVQTCVVHLVRNSLRFASRKYWKPIAERLKQVYQAPTVKAAEQRFDEFAKEWEPIYPAMIAMWRRSWGEFTPFLDYPLEIRKLIYTTNGIESLNARFRAATRRRGHFPNEQSALKVMYLAIIERRHNRANPTGEINGWKAILNTLAMTYGDRLGLN, encoded by the coding sequence ATGAGCAGAGATATTCAGAAGCATCTTCGCTTTGATCCTGAGACGGGCCGGCCGTTGCCGGCGGAGACCGATTTCGCCGCGTTAGCGGCGGAGCTCGTCGAGTCGGCTAAGGGGCAGGGCATCGAGTTGACTGGGCCGAATGGGCTCCTGACGGGGTTGACCCGGCAGGTGTTGCAGACAGCTCTTGAGGTCGAGATGTCTGACCATCTGGGTTATGACAAGCACGACTTCGACGGCCGCAACGGGCAGAACTCGAGGAACGGGTCGACGCCGAAAACGTTGCGGACCGAGATCGGTGAAGTGACGGTCCAGATTCCGAGGGATCGGCAGGGAACTTTCGAGCCGGCGATCGTGCCGAAATATCAGCGTCGCATCGCGGGCTTCGATGAGGCCGTCGTCTCGCTTTATGCGAAAGGGCTCACGACCGGCGATATCCAGGCCCACCTCTCCGACGTGTATGGGCAAGATATCTCCCGGGAGCTGGTGTCGAAAGTCACCGACCGGGTCGTGGCCGACATGGAGGTGTGGCAGGCAAGGCCCCTGGATCCGGTGTATCCAGTGATCCTCATCGACGCGATCGTGATGAAGGTTCGGGATGGGCAGGTCGGCAACCGACCCGTGTATGTGGCGCTCGGAATCGACCTCGATGGCCACCGCGACGTTCTGGGCATGTGGGTTGGACCGACCGGTGGTGAGGGATCGAAGCAATGGATGAACATGCTCACCGAGCTGAAGAACCGCGGCGTCGCCGATGTCCTGTTCGTCTGTTGTGACGGGCTGAAGGGCCTGCCGGACTCGATCCTCGCGACCTGGCCGATGGCGACCGTTCAAACCTGTGTCGTGCATTTGGTGCGCAACAGCCTGCGGTTCGCGTCCAGGAAGTATTGGAAACCGATCGCGGAGAGGTTGAAGCAGGTCTACCAGGCGCCGACGGTGAAGGCGGCAGAGCAACGCTTCGACGAGTTTGCGAAGGAATGGGAACCCATCTACCCGGCGATGATCGCGATGTGGCGGCGGTCGTGGGGTGAGTTCACCCCGTTTCTCGACTACCCGTTAGAGATCAGGAAGCTCATCTATACGACAAACGGGATCGAGTCGTTGAACGCGAGATTCAGAGCCGCGACCAGGCGTCGCGGCCACTTCCCCAACGAACAATCCGCACTGAAAGTGATGTATCTCGCGATCATCGAACGACGCCACAACCGGGCCAATCCGACAGGCGAGATCAACGGGTGGAAAGCTATTCTTAACACCCTCGCAATGACCTACGGCGACCGCCTAGGACTCAACTAG
- a CDS encoding GAF and ANTAR domain-containing protein has translation MTANSREAQLSAAFVKLADTLVTDFDVVDLLHWLVEECTRILDTEAGGLLLVDAVGELQLIASTSEEAQLVEVLQLAAGEGPCLDCFHTGTAVTVGDMQDNAGKWPKFSAEAIRQGFFSVHATPLRLRGQIIGTMNLFSTHTGELNPADIAVAQALADVATIGILQERTIKSSSIITAQLQHALDSRILIEQAKGVLAATSGMTMNDAFVAIRAHARNNNLTLAKVADGVIARTLDVSTSTSTSTTTSTTTTSK, from the coding sequence ATGACCGCCAATAGCAGGGAAGCTCAGCTCAGTGCTGCGTTCGTAAAACTCGCCGATACCCTCGTCACTGACTTTGATGTGGTCGACCTCCTCCACTGGCTGGTCGAGGAATGCACACGCATCCTGGATACCGAAGCAGGAGGACTGCTCCTCGTCGACGCCGTCGGAGAGTTGCAACTCATCGCCTCCACCAGCGAAGAAGCGCAACTTGTCGAAGTCCTCCAACTCGCCGCAGGCGAAGGGCCCTGCCTCGACTGCTTCCACACCGGCACAGCAGTCACCGTCGGCGACATGCAGGACAACGCCGGAAAGTGGCCCAAATTCAGTGCCGAAGCCATTCGACAAGGCTTCTTCTCCGTACACGCAACACCATTGCGACTGCGCGGTCAGATCATCGGCACAATGAACTTATTCAGCACCCACACCGGAGAACTGAACCCGGCCGACATCGCCGTAGCTCAAGCGTTAGCAGACGTCGCCACCATCGGCATCCTTCAAGAACGCACCATCAAAAGCTCCAGCATCATCACCGCGCAACTTCAACATGCCCTCGATTCTCGGATTCTGATCGAACAAGCCAAGGGAGTTCTCGCCGCCACCTCCGGAATGACCATGAACGATGCCTTCGTCGCAATTCGCGCCCACGCCAGAAACAACAACCTCACCCTGGCAAAGGTCGCAGACGGGGTAATCGCACGCACCTTGGACGTCAGCACCAGCACCAGCACCAGCACCACCACCAGCACCACCACCACCAGCAAATGA
- a CDS encoding GAF and ANTAR domain-containing protein, which translates to MMADTSGNPTAGRNPARLDLCQPFLNDLPISGASVTVISSSGAQVALCASDAVAARLDEIQFELGEGPQWVASTTGTVVLLPDIASVSHDRWPIFAASMGQLKVGAIFSIPIRMGAATVGAATLYRDSPGGLDEDHQSSALAIASAIASTAVQRAMTFATDDVSESVAVPALRREVHQATGMILIQLDTTATIAYSRLQAYAFAQGRTVLSVARDVVTRTLAFDNLPL; encoded by the coding sequence ATGATGGCTGACACAAGTGGGAACCCCACTGCGGGGCGCAATCCGGCGAGACTGGATTTGTGTCAGCCGTTCCTCAACGACCTCCCCATCTCGGGAGCTTCGGTCACCGTGATCAGTTCCTCGGGAGCTCAAGTGGCGTTGTGCGCAAGCGATGCGGTCGCCGCTCGCCTCGATGAAATCCAGTTCGAGTTAGGTGAAGGACCCCAATGGGTTGCCAGCACAACCGGCACCGTTGTGCTGCTGCCTGACATCGCTTCTGTGTCCCACGATCGATGGCCGATATTTGCCGCATCGATGGGGCAGCTGAAGGTGGGGGCCATCTTCTCCATCCCCATACGAATGGGAGCAGCCACTGTGGGCGCTGCCACGTTATATCGGGACAGTCCTGGTGGATTGGATGAAGACCATCAATCATCCGCTCTCGCTATTGCCTCCGCAATCGCAAGCACCGCCGTGCAACGAGCGATGACTTTCGCCACCGACGATGTTTCCGAATCGGTAGCAGTACCGGCGCTGCGCCGGGAAGTGCATCAAGCGACAGGCATGATCCTGATCCAACTGGATACCACCGCAACCATCGCCTATTCACGGTTGCAGGCCTACGCCTTCGCTCAAGGACGCACCGTCCTCTCAGTCGCACGCGACGTGGTTACCCGCACTCTCGCATTTGATAACTTGCCCCTCTAA
- a CDS encoding IS256 family transposase → MSRDIQKHLRFDPETGRPLPAETDFAALAAELVESAKGQGIELTGPNGLLTGLTRQVLQTALEVEMSDHLGYDKHDFDGRNGQNSRNGSTPKTLRTEIGEVTVQIPRDRQGTFEPAIVPKYQRRIAGFDEAVVSLYAKGLTTGDIQAHLSDVYGQDISRELVSKVTDRVVADMEVWQARPLDPVYPVILIDAIVMKVRDGQVGNRPVYVALGIDLDGHRDVLGMWVGPTGGEGSKQWMNMLTELKNRGVADVLFVCCDGLKGLPDSILATWPMATVQTCVVHLVRNSLRFASRKYWKPIAERLKQVYQAPTVKAAEQRFDEFAKEWEPIYPAMIAMWRRSWGEFTPFLDYPLEIRKLIYTTNGIESLNARFRAATRRRGHFPNEQSALKVMYLAIIERRHNRANPTGEINGWKAILNTLAMTYGDRLGLN, encoded by the coding sequence ATGAGCAGAGATATTCAGAAGCATCTTCGCTTTGATCCTGAGACGGGCCGGCCGTTGCCGGCGGAGACCGATTTCGCCGCGTTAGCGGCGGAGCTCGTCGAGTCGGCTAAGGGGCAGGGCATCGAGTTGACTGGGCCGAATGGGCTCCTGACGGGGTTGACCCGGCAGGTGTTGCAGACAGCTCTTGAGGTCGAGATGTCTGACCATCTGGGTTATGACAAGCACGACTTCGACGGCCGCAACGGGCAGAACTCGAGGAACGGGTCGACGCCGAAAACGTTGCGGACCGAGATCGGTGAAGTGACGGTCCAGATTCCGAGGGATCGGCAGGGAACTTTCGAGCCGGCGATCGTGCCGAAATATCAGCGTCGCATCGCGGGCTTCGATGAGGCCGTCGTCTCGCTATATGCGAAAGGGCTCACGACCGGCGATATCCAGGCCCACCTCTCCGACGTGTATGGGCAAGATATCTCCCGGGAGCTGGTGTCGAAAGTCACCGACCGGGTCGTGGCCGACATGGAGGTGTGGCAGGCAAGGCCCCTGGATCCGGTGTATCCAGTGATCCTCATCGACGCGATCGTGATGAAGGTTCGGGATGGGCAGGTCGGCAACCGACCCGTGTATGTGGCGCTCGGAATCGATCTTGATGGCCATCGCGACGTTCTGGGCATGTGGGTTGGACCGACCGGTGGTGAGGGATCGAAGCAATGGATGAACATGCTCACCGAGCTGAAGAACCGCGGCGTCGCCGATGTCCTGTTCGTCTGTTGTGACGGGCTGAAGGGCCTGCCGGACTCGATCCTCGCGACCTGGCCGATGGCGACCGTTCAAACTTGTGTCGTGCATTTGGTGCGCAACAGCCTGCGGTTCGCGTCCAGGAAGTATTGGAAACCGATCGCGGAGAGGTTGAAGCAGGTCTACCAGGCGCCGACGGTGAAGGCGGCAGAGCAACGCTTCGACGAGTTTGCGAAGGAATGGGAACCCATCTACCCGGCGATGATCGCGATGTGGCGGCGGTCGTGGGGTGAGTTCACCCCGTTTCTCGACTACCCGTTAGAGATCAGGAAGCTCATCTATACGACAAACGGGATCGAGTCGTTGAACGCGAGATTCAGAGCCGCGACCAGGCGTCGCGGCCACTTCCCCAACGAACAATCCGCACTGAAAGTGATGTATCTCGCGATCATCGAACGACGCCACAACCGGGCCAATCCGACAGGCGAGATCAACGGGTGGAAAGCTATTCTTAACACCCTCGCAATGACCTACGGCGACCGCCTAGGACTCAACTAG
- a CDS encoding IS3 family transposase (programmed frameshift), giving the protein MPKPYPPEFRRDVVAVARKHEAPLNQIAKDFGISESCLAYWLKKADVEEGVKPGVTEKESAELREARKRIRLLEQEAEVMRRAVAYLSRDVNPKMMYPLVRELAVDGVPVTVTCRVLRFSKQAFYQWLRNPVSQRDWDDAHLTNAAWDAHRDDPAFGYRFISDELNQAGLKAGENRVWRLCSQQRLWSVFAKKRGLRGKAGPPVHDDHVQRNFTATRPNQLWLTDITEHRTDEGKIYLCAIKDVWSNKIVGYSIDSRMKASLAVAAARNAIGQRDIAGTILHSDRGSQFRSNAFVRVLKNNAITGSMGRVGACGDNAAMESFFALLQKNVLDRQRWATREELRLAIVVWIERTYHRKRRQRRLGKLTPIEFETINMALNAA; this is encoded by the exons ATGCCCAAGCCCTACCCGCCCGAGTTCCGCCGCGATGTTGTCGCGGTCGCTCGCAAGCACGAAGCCCCGCTGAACCAGATCGCGAAGGACTTCGGAATTTCGGAGTCGTGTCTGGCGTACTGGCTGAAGAAAGCCGACGTCGAAGAGGGGGTGAAGCCTGGCGTGACGGAGAAGGAGTCGGCTGAGCTGCGGGAGGCGCGGAAACGGATCCGGCTGCTGGAGCAGGAAGCCGAGGTAATGCGCCGCGCCGTCGCCTACCTCTCCCGGGATGTCAACCCAA AAATGATGTACCCGCTGGTCCGCGAACTGGCCGTCGACGGAGTCCCCGTCACGGTGACCTGCCGGGTATTGCGCTTCTCCAAACAAGCCTTCTATCAGTGGCTCCGAAACCCCGTCTCGCAACGTGATTGGGACGACGCTCACCTGACCAACGCGGCGTGGGACGCCCACCGGGACGACCCCGCGTTCGGCTACCGGTTCATCAGCGACGAACTCAACCAGGCTGGCCTGAAGGCGGGCGAGAACCGGGTTTGGCGGCTCTGCTCCCAGCAGCGGCTCTGGTCCGTGTTCGCGAAGAAACGCGGCCTGAGGGGCAAAGCCGGCCCGCCCGTGCATGACGACCATGTCCAGCGGAACTTCACCGCGACACGCCCTAACCAGCTGTGGTTGACGGACATCACCGAGCATCGCACCGACGAAGGCAAAATCTACCTCTGCGCGATCAAGGACGTGTGGTCGAACAAGATCGTCGGCTACTCCATCGACTCCCGAATGAAAGCATCCCTGGCGGTCGCTGCGGCCCGCAACGCAATCGGGCAACGCGACATCGCCGGCACGATTCTGCACTCCGACCGCGGCTCTCAATTCCGCTCCAACGCCTTCGTGCGGGTGTTGAAGAACAACGCCATCACCGGGTCGATGGGCCGCGTCGGCGCATGCGGCGACAACGCCGCGATGGAGTCCTTCTTCGCCCTCCTGCAAAAGAACGTCCTCGACCGGCAACGATGGGCCACGAGGGAAGAGCTACGCCTCGCGATCGTGGTCTGGATCGAGCGAACCTACCATCGCAAGCGTCGGCAACGCCGCCTCGGCAAACTCACCCCGATCGAGTTTGAGACAATAAACATGGCCCTCAACGCCGCGTGA
- a CDS encoding RHS repeat-associated core domain-containing protein translates to MNAAVLASESPEIRSVTAGGTGNGAPQNPYAFHAGIKDPGSGLVKFGLRWYNPVTGTWTQQDTLDSPVDPANANRYAYAGDDPINGTAPGLVDS, encoded by the coding sequence ATAAACGCGGCGGTCCTGGCCAGCGAATCGCCTGAAATTCGTTCCGTCACCGCCGGTGGGACCGGCAATGGGGCCCCGCAGAATCCGTACGCATTCCACGCGGGGATCAAAGACCCCGGCTCCGGGCTGGTCAAGTTCGGGCTCCGCTGGTACAACCCCGTGACCGGAACCTGGACCCAACAAGACACGTTAGATTCACCGGTCGATCCCGCGAACGCGAACCGGTACGCCTACGCCGGCGACGACCCGATCAACGGGACTGCCCCCGGTTTGGTTGACTCTTGA
- a CDS encoding RHS repeat-associated core domain-containing protein yields the protein MTVSHVSSRMRGILAASVSLVLAVGLVGAIPLAASASPLPAPTVVGMTGARPSATRLSFPISDQVLAAVDVGTGNLEVATRAMTLPGVTSTVPLTAVFNSMSQVVGSTSTPAANKWIASAGGAGTVTRNSTSGAIVLVTADGATWSFTPVTGSTVAFTSPAGFQATLAAQLTGGTVSGYTLTSYVSQTVEAFDSNGLGKTITDRNGNVTTFGFDPYGHPTNVVSSAGPVAARTATIAYNAATFTETVTQTNGALTRTVKYIKNSVSNLTSIVDAMGNSTAFTYTSGNLTQIISVTGAETDFAYDGTGRITQVDQHNTTTGSPGTTTTRLTYPSAGQTLVAGPNTSTGTAVASGPHFTYTIGAGFLVSKATDQMGRERSATYSPTNLAPATSTSGNTATTPPAGSTPTGTSTNTFGANAGQSLTAAAAPGGATRTAAYANTGSSAYLPSSTSSDSGDQTVYHYTGSGNVDSTTNSTLAATAALTYNINGTVATATAPNNAAVGATPANPTQYGYDPYTFQLMSVTPPTGTSLGVKALTYDGFGRLATITDGRGNTTSYTYDKIDRKLTTAFSSGLATVTNTYNTAGQHLTGVSAAGTITNTYDQLGRLLTTVNTAGGGTETYTYDKASNLVTTTDGLGTITNTYDVSNVLIDMKYPHNGSFQHLVFKTDDQGRRTDQYLQADSTGTYWQGHVHTTYDTSGRISGLSAATGPAPTTVTPVLDMSYCYNTASPAPTCATGTSTDRSKLQWQKDNLTGQVTAFSYDSGGRLLTVTQSGGATNNTYSYTYDADGNRKTAVVTGSNPATQSLTFNAANQITNSGYAYDGAGNLTATPTASYTYNAAEQMTQAVTGGVTSTYTYAGASQSQVLSETRGGSSPISTKLVYGRTGANGLPEIEQYSINGNQAYVFDDPTTGQPLGIVTSADQACMLVFDGTDNPVGLLTNSATVSFTYKYDPWGVQTLTAGGTGNGAPQNPYAFHAGIKDPGSGLVKFGLRWYNPTTGTWTQQDTLDAPLDPANANRYAYAGDDPINNLDPTGRDLIGLSCASEISVGAAAVVGAVSGLVAAGLADIFTAGIAAIATPAEATLGAGLIAGGVLLIGDGINSCNGTGLNQ from the coding sequence GTGACCGTTTCACACGTTTCCTCTCGCATGCGCGGGATTTTAGCTGCGTCGGTTTCGTTGGTACTAGCGGTGGGCCTGGTGGGCGCGATTCCGTTGGCGGCGTCGGCGTCTCCGTTGCCGGCACCAACTGTGGTGGGGATGACCGGGGCACGGCCGTCGGCGACTCGTTTGTCGTTTCCGATCAGTGACCAGGTGTTGGCGGCGGTGGATGTGGGGACTGGGAATCTTGAGGTGGCGACCCGGGCGATGACGTTGCCGGGAGTGACCTCCACTGTCCCGTTGACGGCAGTGTTCAACTCGATGTCCCAGGTAGTGGGCAGCACCTCAACCCCGGCGGCGAATAAGTGGATTGCCAGCGCCGGCGGTGCGGGCACCGTAACCCGGAATTCGACTTCCGGGGCGATCGTGTTGGTGACCGCGGATGGGGCCACCTGGTCCTTCACCCCGGTGACCGGCTCTACGGTGGCGTTCACCTCTCCGGCCGGTTTCCAGGCCACGCTTGCGGCGCAGCTGACCGGCGGGACAGTGAGCGGCTACACCCTCACCTCTTATGTGTCGCAAACCGTGGAAGCGTTCGATTCGAATGGGTTGGGTAAAACGATCACCGATCGGAACGGGAACGTCACCACATTCGGGTTCGACCCGTACGGGCATCCCACCAACGTGGTGTCTTCGGCTGGTCCGGTTGCTGCGCGCACGGCGACGATCGCTTACAACGCGGCCACGTTCACCGAAACCGTCACGCAGACGAATGGGGCGTTGACCCGCACGGTGAAGTACATCAAAAATTCGGTATCGAATTTGACCAGCATTGTTGATGCGATGGGCAACAGCACCGCGTTCACCTACACCTCCGGCAATCTGACCCAGATCATTTCCGTCACCGGTGCCGAAACAGATTTCGCCTATGACGGGACCGGTCGAATCACCCAGGTCGATCAGCACAACACCACTACTGGGTCCCCGGGAACGACGACGACCCGTCTGACCTACCCGTCGGCCGGCCAGACTTTGGTTGCCGGGCCGAACACGTCCACCGGGACTGCCGTTGCGTCGGGTCCGCACTTTACCTATACGATCGGCGCCGGCTTTCTGGTGTCGAAAGCAACGGATCAGATGGGTCGGGAACGGTCGGCCACGTACAGTCCCACAAATCTTGCACCAGCCACATCGACCAGCGGTAACACTGCTACCACCCCGCCGGCCGGGTCCACCCCGACCGGAACCTCCACGAACACCTTCGGTGCGAACGCCGGCCAATCGTTGACCGCGGCCGCCGCTCCGGGCGGTGCCACTCGAACGGCCGCGTATGCGAACACGGGCAGCAGCGCTTACCTTCCCTCGTCGACCAGCAGTGATTCGGGGGATCAGACGGTGTATCACTACACCGGCTCCGGCAATGTGGACTCAACCACCAACTCGACTCTCGCCGCGACCGCAGCGTTGACCTACAACATCAACGGCACGGTAGCGACAGCGACCGCGCCGAACAACGCAGCGGTCGGAGCAACCCCGGCGAACCCCACCCAATACGGGTATGACCCGTACACATTCCAGCTGATGTCGGTCACCCCGCCCACCGGCACGAGCCTGGGGGTGAAGGCGCTCACCTATGACGGGTTCGGGCGCTTGGCGACGATCACCGACGGGCGCGGGAACACCACCAGCTACACGTACGACAAAATCGACCGAAAGTTAACCACCGCGTTTTCCAGCGGACTTGCGACGGTGACGAACACGTACAACACTGCCGGGCAGCATTTGACCGGTGTGTCGGCGGCCGGGACGATCACGAACACCTACGACCAACTCGGCCGACTGCTGACGACGGTGAACACGGCCGGCGGCGGTACCGAAACGTACACCTACGACAAAGCATCGAACCTGGTTACCACCACTGACGGGCTCGGGACGATCACGAACACCTACGACGTGTCCAACGTGCTGATCGATATGAAATACCCGCACAACGGGTCCTTCCAACATTTGGTTTTCAAAACCGATGACCAAGGGCGACGCACCGACCAATACCTGCAGGCTGATTCGACCGGCACCTATTGGCAAGGTCATGTGCACACCACCTACGACACTTCCGGGCGGATCTCCGGGTTGAGCGCAGCCACCGGGCCAGCACCCACCACCGTCACCCCGGTGCTGGACATGAGCTACTGCTACAACACGGCTAGTCCCGCCCCGACCTGCGCAACGGGGACTTCGACGGATCGGTCGAAGTTGCAGTGGCAGAAAGACAACCTCACCGGGCAAGTGACCGCTTTCAGCTACGACAGCGGCGGACGACTCCTCACGGTGACCCAGTCCGGCGGGGCCACGAACAACACGTACTCGTATACGTACGACGCGGACGGGAACCGGAAAACAGCGGTCGTCACCGGATCAAACCCGGCCACCCAGTCCCTGACCTTCAACGCCGCGAACCAGATCACCAACAGCGGGTACGCCTATGACGGGGCCGGGAATTTGACCGCCACACCGACAGCTTCGTATACCTACAACGCGGCGGAGCAGATGACCCAGGCGGTCACCGGCGGGGTGACCAGCACCTACACGTACGCCGGGGCGTCCCAATCGCAGGTCCTCTCCGAAACAAGAGGCGGATCCTCGCCAATCAGCACGAAGCTTGTGTATGGGCGCACCGGTGCGAACGGGTTACCGGAGATTGAGCAATACAGCATCAACGGGAACCAGGCGTACGTGTTCGATGACCCCACTACCGGGCAGCCACTCGGGATTGTGACCTCCGCCGATCAGGCCTGCATGCTCGTCTTTGATGGGACCGATAACCCGGTCGGACTTCTGACCAACAGCGCCACCGTGTCGTTCACCTACAAATACGACCCGTGGGGGGTGCAAACCCTCACCGCAGGTGGGACCGGCAACGGGGCTCCGCAGAATCCGTACGCATTCCATGCGGGGATCAAAGACCCCGGCTCCGGCCTGGTCAAATTCGGCCTTCGTTGGTACAACCCGACCACCGGCACCTGGACCCAACAAGACACGTTGGACGCGCCCTTGGACCCCGCGAACGCCAACCGGTACGCCTACGCCGGAGACGACCCCATCAACAATTTGGATCCAACTGGCAGAGACCTAATAGGCCTCTCATGCGCTAGTGAGATCTCCGTGGGCGCCGCGGCAGTAGTAGGAGCCGTTAGCGGACTTGTGGCCGCCGGACTCGCGGATATTTTTACTGCAGGGATAGCTGCTATAGCAACGCCAGCTGAGGCGACGTTGGGTGCCGGCCTGATCGCAGGCGGAGTGCTATTGATCGGCGACGGCATCAACAGCTGTAACGGCACTGGTCTCAACCAGTAA